In Aquimarina spinulae, a single window of DNA contains:
- a CDS encoding LysE family transporter: MTLSVLYLLLGIVTAVIGALPLGAVNLAVIHTSVKENIKTASRIALAAGIGEVLLALFALHCSMELSNFFRENQWIQIVFIILFFSIGVYFLLFKNKINTKHKSKKLKLSKSKFLTGFSLAILNPPVIIYWVLAISLVNKYIFKLTVQNPLISLFLFFIGIYLGKIGTLYFYGRWGNKIAQQPGDSKAKLSRIIGIVLVVISIFQGINFLTE; encoded by the coding sequence ATGACACTATCTGTACTATATCTCTTATTAGGAATTGTTACAGCTGTAATAGGTGCACTTCCTCTGGGGGCAGTCAATCTGGCTGTTATTCATACTTCTGTAAAAGAAAATATTAAAACCGCATCACGTATAGCACTGGCAGCAGGGATTGGTGAAGTTTTGCTGGCCCTTTTTGCGTTGCATTGTAGTATGGAGTTATCCAACTTTTTTCGAGAAAATCAATGGATTCAAATTGTGTTCATTATACTCTTCTTCTCTATTGGCGTGTATTTCTTACTTTTTAAGAATAAAATAAATACTAAACATAAATCCAAAAAATTAAAACTATCCAAATCTAAATTCCTTACCGGTTTTTCTTTAGCGATATTAAACCCTCCTGTAATTATTTACTGGGTTTTAGCCATTTCACTGGTAAATAAATATATTTTTAAACTCACAGTTCAAAATCCACTTATTTCTCTTTTCCTTTTCTTTATTGGAATTTACTTAGGAAAAATAGGAACATTATATTTTTATGGTCGATGGGGAAACAAAATTGCACAACAACCAGGAGATTCAAAAGCTAAGCTTTCTAGGATTATAGGAATAGTCTTGGTTGTTATTTCTATTTTTCAAGGTATCAATTTTTTAACCGAATGA
- a CDS encoding M12 family metallopeptidase, translating to MNTKRIRSFKTLVLGTVLLFASCQKESVEEDVTDEVTTSNGKLIEKYFDGDLVTVKDMGNGEYLYHDDIILSEEHVSDTPQIANQKLTLLDPVRKWPNNTVVFALSSNLSLKLRTNILLAMKRWSRKTNIKFKKRTNELFGYVTFTQSSDVCSTCGEASIGFNLGGGIIKLGHNVGANLVTHEIGHTLGFLHEQARPERDNYIVIKWENIQSGKEDQFEIKNSRRLTRAFDINSIMMYHQYAFSKNGKPTITLLNGEGYTGAQRTISPLDIIGTNLEYPKR from the coding sequence ATGAACACAAAAAGAATCAGGTCATTTAAAACTCTCGTACTGGGCACAGTTTTACTTTTCGCTTCTTGCCAAAAAGAGAGCGTAGAAGAAGATGTAACTGATGAGGTAACAACATCTAACGGAAAATTGATTGAAAAATATTTTGATGGAGATTTAGTTACTGTCAAAGACATGGGTAACGGAGAATACCTTTACCATGATGACATCATTCTTTCTGAAGAACATGTGTCGGACACTCCTCAAATTGCTAATCAAAAATTAACATTACTAGATCCTGTTAGAAAATGGCCAAACAACACTGTTGTTTTTGCCCTAAGTAGTAACTTAAGTCTTAAGTTACGTACTAATATACTATTGGCGATGAAAAGATGGAGTAGAAAAACGAATATAAAGTTTAAAAAAAGAACCAATGAGTTGTTCGGTTATGTAACTTTTACACAATCTTCGGATGTATGCTCAACTTGTGGCGAGGCATCTATTGGGTTCAATTTAGGTGGAGGAATTATTAAATTAGGTCATAATGTAGGTGCCAACCTTGTTACTCATGAAATAGGTCATACGCTTGGTTTTCTTCATGAACAAGCAAGGCCAGAAAGAGACAACTATATTGTTATTAAATGGGAAAATATACAGAGTGGTAAAGAAGATCAATTCGAGATTAAGAATTCAAGAAGATTAACTAGGGCATTTGACATTAATAGTATAATGATGTATCATCAATATGCTTTTTCTAAAAATGGTAAACCAACAATTACGTTACTTAATGGTGAAGGCTATACCGGAGCTCAGAGAACTATATCTCCGTTAGACATTATAGGCACTAATTTAGAATATCCTAAAAGATAA
- a CDS encoding AsmA-like C-terminal region-containing protein, translating into MKKVLKILGIFLLLFIIGIISIPFLFKGTIQDKVRYLVNEHVHAKVDFANLDISLIRSFPQASVVIDEFSIINYAPFEGDTLAYSKKIALDMSIKELFKNASEPISVQKIVIDEANIAIKTDSLGNSNVDIVKKQEDVVETQPEEESGAFTFALDHYEINDSKILFKDDISKTILAMTDLNHSGDGSISGEKIILDTKTNTEASLNLDGTKYLNKNKLQLDAQIELDLENQRYSFKENKAQVNRLPLEFAGYVQLFEKYTDIDLSFKTPSSDFKNFLAVIPETYVKNLDGIQTSGDFSINGIIKGKSDDTYIPKMDIKIASSNASFKYPDLPKGVKNINIDTQIKNETGLVDDTYINIDNLTFKIDQDSFAAKGSLRNLTKNMIVDMMLKGTLNLANLNQAYPLQLEEKINGIVNADVKTNFDMQSLEKEQYQNVKSSGTASISQFTYASSDTPNEIKIENANVSFTPEIISLDKMQATTGRSDLAATGTIQNLMGFLFAKQDLKGDFNVNSNVFAVDDFMVSEQETEEEVASTTEDETMRIPSFLDATLNFDTKKVFYDNLELQNTKGTVKIKDETAYLENVTSNIFDGGMALNGNVSTKSKVPTFDMALDLSKIDIVKSFNNLELIKGLAPIAKALTGDLTTKINLNGKLNENLIPVLTSLKGKALAEILNAQVSTTKTPFLSTLDNQLNFVEIDQLNLKDIKTNLSFDDGKINVKPFEFDVQGIKVTAGGSHSFEQNMNYNIKLDVPAKYLGSEVGNLISQLDQKEANTMTVGLPIGLSGNFKNPKVSLNTDLAIKQLTQQIVDKQKEKVKGELIGKGGKVLTDLLGNSKKQTDSSKTNNNTEETLKNTAKNILGGFLGKKKKKDSTKTKN; encoded by the coding sequence ATGAAAAAAGTCCTCAAAATTCTTGGTATTTTTTTATTACTATTTATCATAGGTATTATCTCAATTCCTTTTTTGTTTAAGGGAACTATCCAGGATAAAGTGCGTTACCTGGTGAATGAGCATGTGCATGCAAAAGTAGACTTTGCAAATTTGGACATTAGTCTTATCAGAAGTTTCCCACAAGCATCTGTGGTTATTGATGAATTTTCGATTATTAATTATGCTCCTTTTGAAGGAGATACCCTGGCATATTCTAAAAAAATAGCCCTGGATATGTCTATTAAAGAGTTATTTAAAAATGCTTCAGAACCTATTAGTGTTCAAAAAATAGTAATCGATGAAGCCAATATTGCAATCAAAACTGATTCATTAGGAAATTCTAATGTTGATATCGTTAAAAAACAGGAAGATGTTGTAGAAACTCAACCGGAAGAAGAAAGTGGTGCTTTTACCTTTGCTTTAGATCATTATGAAATAAACGATAGTAAAATTCTATTTAAAGATGATATAAGTAAAACCATATTGGCGATGACAGATCTTAATCATAGTGGTGATGGATCGATCTCTGGAGAAAAAATAATCTTAGATACTAAAACGAATACTGAAGCCTCATTAAATCTCGATGGTACCAAATATCTAAACAAAAACAAATTACAACTTGATGCCCAAATAGAATTAGATCTTGAGAATCAGCGTTATTCTTTCAAAGAAAATAAGGCTCAGGTTAATCGATTACCTCTCGAATTTGCAGGGTATGTTCAGTTATTCGAAAAATATACAGATATAGATCTCAGTTTTAAAACTCCTTCGTCTGATTTTAAGAATTTCCTTGCCGTTATTCCCGAAACTTATGTCAAAAACCTGGATGGAATACAAACTAGTGGAGACTTTTCTATTAACGGAATTATTAAAGGTAAATCTGATGATACTTATATCCCTAAAATGGATATCAAGATCGCCTCAAGTAATGCTTCTTTTAAATACCCTGACTTGCCTAAAGGCGTTAAAAACATAAATATCGATACTCAGATCAAGAATGAAACCGGGTTGGTGGATGATACATACATAAATATCGATAATCTAACTTTCAAAATAGATCAGGATTCTTTTGCCGCCAAAGGTAGTTTACGAAATCTTACTAAAAACATGATCGTAGATATGATGCTGAAAGGCACATTAAACCTGGCTAATCTAAATCAGGCATATCCGTTACAATTGGAAGAAAAAATAAATGGAATTGTTAATGCAGATGTCAAAACTAATTTTGACATGCAATCTTTAGAAAAGGAACAATATCAGAATGTAAAAAGCTCTGGTACTGCCAGTATTTCTCAATTTACTTATGCTTCTTCTGATACGCCTAATGAAATAAAAATTGAAAACGCCAATGTAAGTTTTACACCAGAAATCATTTCATTAGATAAGATGCAGGCCACCACCGGAAGATCAGATCTTGCTGCCACAGGTACCATACAAAACCTAATGGGATTCTTATTTGCAAAACAAGACCTAAAAGGAGATTTTAATGTAAACTCTAATGTGTTTGCTGTAGATGATTTTATGGTAAGTGAACAAGAAACCGAAGAAGAGGTCGCTAGTACAACAGAAGATGAAACTATGAGAATTCCCTCTTTTCTGGATGCTACACTAAACTTTGATACCAAAAAAGTTTTCTACGATAACTTAGAATTACAGAATACAAAAGGAACAGTAAAGATAAAAGATGAAACTGCATACTTAGAAAACGTAACTTCTAATATTTTTGATGGAGGAATGGCTCTTAATGGTAACGTATCTACTAAGTCTAAAGTTCCTACTTTTGATATGGCTCTCGACTTAAGTAAAATAGATATCGTAAAATCTTTTAATAATTTAGAATTAATAAAAGGTTTAGCTCCTATAGCGAAAGCGCTCACAGGTGACCTGACTACCAAAATTAACCTAAATGGTAAACTTAACGAAAATCTTATTCCTGTTTTAACTTCATTAAAAGGGAAAGCACTTGCCGAAATTCTTAATGCCCAAGTATCTACAACTAAGACTCCATTTTTATCTACCTTAGATAACCAGCTTAATTTTGTAGAAATTGATCAATTAAATCTAAAAGACATTAAAACTAATCTGAGTTTTGATGATGGAAAAATTAATGTAAAACCTTTTGAGTTTGATGTTCAGGGGATAAAGGTTACTGCTGGTGGAAGTCATAGTTTTGAGCAAAATATGAATTATAATATCAAACTAGATGTACCTGCCAAATATCTAGGCAGTGAGGTTGGAAACCTGATCTCGCAACTTGATCAAAAGGAAGCAAATACTATGACTGTTGGACTACCAATTGGGCTTTCTGGTAATTTTAAAAACCCAAAGGTTAGCCTAAATACTGATCTAGCCATAAAGCAACTTACGCAACAAATAGTAGACAAACAGAAAGAAAAAGTGAAAGGAGAACTTATCGGTAAAGGTGGAAAAGTATTAACAGACCTATTAGGAAATTCTAAAAAACAAACTGATTCTTCTAAAACGAATAACAATACTGAAGAAACACTAAAAAATACTGCAAAAAATATCTTAGGAGGATTTTTAGGTAAGAAAAAGAAAAAAGACTCTACAAAAACAAAGAATTAA
- a CDS encoding queuosine precursor transporter, translating into MTETPLNLKNKRVAYRIYLILGALFISSLVVSNLIFQKFFYWDFFGIYTFEISVGILPYPITFLITDIISEIFGKRKANQIVTAGIFASFFSLLIVYASASVPATVWSPIDDDIFNQVFGATVIAVFASMMAYLFAQYIDIQVFHFWKRVTKGKHLWLRNNFSTFSSQFIDTLTVLLLLCSAGIIDWDRFGILLLNGFLFKILVAALDTPILYLCVYVIRKRFKLKQGGELALEI; encoded by the coding sequence TTGACAGAAACTCCTCTGAATTTAAAAAACAAACGCGTAGCCTATCGAATATACCTGATACTTGGCGCACTTTTCATATCATCATTAGTAGTATCTAATCTTATTTTTCAAAAATTCTTTTATTGGGATTTTTTCGGAATATATACTTTTGAAATTTCTGTAGGAATCCTACCATATCCTATCACTTTTTTGATAACCGATATTATTAGTGAAATATTTGGCAAGAGAAAAGCGAATCAAATTGTTACGGCCGGTATTTTTGCATCCTTTTTTTCATTACTCATTGTATATGCATCAGCTTCGGTACCTGCAACAGTTTGGTCTCCTATAGATGACGATATATTTAATCAGGTTTTTGGTGCTACAGTAATCGCCGTATTTGCATCAATGATGGCTTATCTTTTTGCACAATATATTGATATCCAGGTTTTTCATTTCTGGAAACGTGTTACAAAAGGGAAACATCTTTGGTTACGAAATAATTTTTCTACTTTTTCTTCTCAATTTATAGACACCCTAACAGTTCTTTTGTTATTATGTTCTGCTGGTATTATAGATTGGGATCGCTTTGGAATATTATTACTTAATGGTTTTTTGTTTAAAATATTGGTCGCTGCACTAGACACTCCTATTTTATACCTATGTGTGTATGTTATAAGAAAACGATTTAAACTAAAACAAGGTGGTGAATTAGCTCTGGAAATTTAA
- the folK gene encoding 2-amino-4-hydroxy-6-hydroxymethyldihydropteridine diphosphokinase, which translates to MKTSRLLHISLGSNIGNRMDFLQNAVNDIYESIGDLVSISGVYQTPAWGFSSDDFYNACIAVRTFLSENEVLTMLLEIENSLGRNRTDGKGYEARTIDLDIIFSSEGDIETKDLIVPHPAMQDRKFVLEPLAEIAGGMVHPKLKQTVKQLLDSTSDDSKVTLLGEKIVNPKEKYALSRFQFLTVEGNIGAGKTSLAQLIAQEFNAKLILERFADNPFLPKFYEDMERYAFPLEMSFLADRYQRLQDDIAQFDLFKDFVVSDYDVFKSLIFAKVTLQSEEFMLYKKVFDLMYRNLTKPGLYVYLYQDTERLLENIKKRGRDYEQKIPADYLDKINKGYLQFIKSQPEFNVRIIDVSKRDFIANRSDYISIIEEISK; encoded by the coding sequence TTGAAAACATCCCGTCTGTTACATATTTCGTTAGGAAGTAATATAGGAAATCGTATGGATTTTCTACAAAATGCTGTTAATGATATATATGAATCGATAGGGGATTTGGTTTCGATTTCTGGGGTGTATCAAACTCCAGCCTGGGGATTTAGTAGTGATGATTTTTATAATGCTTGTATTGCGGTACGTACTTTTCTTTCTGAAAATGAGGTGTTAACAATGCTATTAGAAATTGAAAATTCTCTGGGTAGAAATAGAACAGATGGTAAAGGGTATGAGGCAAGAACGATTGATCTGGATATTATTTTTTCTTCTGAAGGAGATATAGAAACCAAAGACTTGATAGTTCCTCATCCTGCAATGCAGGATCGAAAATTTGTATTAGAGCCGCTAGCAGAGATTGCAGGAGGTATGGTGCATCCAAAATTGAAGCAAACCGTAAAGCAATTGTTAGATAGTACTTCAGATGATTCAAAAGTTACTTTGCTTGGTGAGAAAATAGTTAACCCAAAAGAAAAGTATGCCTTGTCCCGCTTTCAATTCCTAACTGTCGAAGGAAATATTGGAGCTGGTAAGACAAGTTTGGCACAGCTTATAGCTCAAGAGTTTAATGCAAAACTTATTTTGGAACGTTTTGCAGATAATCCTTTTTTACCAAAATTTTATGAGGATATGGAGCGTTATGCTTTTCCTCTCGAAATGTCTTTTCTGGCAGATCGTTATCAGCGTTTGCAGGATGATATTGCTCAATTTGATTTGTTTAAAGATTTTGTAGTTAGTGATTATGATGTATTTAAATCATTGATTTTTGCTAAGGTTACCTTACAATCAGAAGAATTTATGCTGTACAAAAAAGTATTTGACTTGATGTATAGAAATTTGACTAAACCCGGACTATATGTGTATTTATATCAAGATACAGAACGTCTTTTAGAAAATATCAAAAAAAGAGGAAGGGATTATGAGCAAAAAATCCCTGCAGATTATCTGGATAAGATCAATAAGGGGTATTTGCAATTTATAAAATCACAACCAGAATTTAATGTAAGGATAATAGATGTATCTAAACGGGATTTTATAGCAAACCGATCTGATTACATTTCGATTATCGAAGAGATCTCAAAATAA
- a CDS encoding dipeptidase, whose product MKNFSIFAAIVLLLISCKQENMKKDTSTEDQPTVTEDQLIAKAKEIHNKVITLDTHCDINVKNFTDSINYTQDLSSQITLPKMKKGGLDVAWFIVYTGQDSLTTKGYEKAYEIAMSKFKAIHKLAEEIAPDQIELALTSDDVRRIHKKGKKVAMIGIENGYPVGTDISNVKKFHDLGARYMSLSHNGHSQLCDSNTGEADGIWLHNGLSDLGKEVIAEMNKTGIMIDVSHPSKESMRQMIKLTKAPIIASHSSARALCDHSRNLDDEQLQWLKENGGVVQTVAFTSYLNTEKFEKRNEKEVEIAKQIADSMGVTWIDRKEITKLGTEEKEKYYDFYMKMLTIRREKVKKMDDLPPAVDVVDFVNHIDYMVNKIGIDHVGISSDFDGGGGIEGWSDASETFNVTLELVKRGYTEEQIEKLWSGNLLRVLDEVQKVAKELNQAG is encoded by the coding sequence ATGAAAAACTTTTCAATTTTTGCTGCTATTGTACTCTTACTTATTTCATGCAAACAAGAAAATATGAAAAAAGATACTTCTACAGAAGATCAACCAACCGTTACAGAGGATCAACTTATCGCCAAAGCAAAAGAAATTCATAATAAAGTCATTACTCTGGATACTCACTGTGATATTAATGTAAAAAACTTTACAGACTCTATCAATTACACTCAAGATCTTAGTTCACAAATCACTTTGCCAAAAATGAAAAAGGGCGGATTAGATGTTGCCTGGTTTATTGTTTATACAGGACAAGACTCTCTAACCACCAAAGGTTATGAAAAAGCATATGAAATTGCAATGTCAAAATTTAAGGCTATTCATAAACTAGCAGAAGAAATTGCACCGGATCAAATTGAATTAGCCTTAACATCTGATGATGTTCGTCGTATTCATAAAAAAGGAAAGAAAGTAGCTATGATTGGTATCGAAAATGGATATCCCGTAGGAACGGATATTAGTAATGTAAAGAAGTTTCATGACCTTGGTGCCAGATATATGTCACTTTCTCATAATGGGCATAGTCAGCTTTGTGATTCTAATACTGGCGAAGCAGATGGTATTTGGTTGCATAATGGCTTAAGCGATCTAGGGAAAGAAGTTATTGCAGAAATGAATAAAACAGGGATTATGATAGATGTTTCTCACCCTTCTAAAGAATCTATGCGACAAATGATCAAACTTACCAAAGCTCCGATCATTGCTTCTCACTCTTCTGCAAGAGCATTATGTGATCATAGTAGGAATCTTGATGATGAACAATTGCAATGGTTAAAAGAAAATGGTGGGGTGGTTCAAACCGTAGCTTTTACCTCCTACCTAAATACAGAGAAGTTTGAAAAACGAAATGAAAAAGAAGTAGAAATAGCCAAGCAGATTGCCGATTCTATGGGAGTAACCTGGATAGATCGTAAAGAAATAACTAAGCTCGGCACCGAAGAAAAAGAAAAGTACTATGATTTTTACATGAAAATGCTAACGATTCGAAGGGAAAAAGTAAAGAAAATGGATGATCTTCCTCCTGCTGTGGATGTAGTAGATTTTGTAAATCATATTGATTATATGGTTAATAAAATTGGCATTGATCATGTAGGGATTAGCTCTGATTTTGATGGAGGCGGTGGAATTGAAGGTTGGAGCGATGCTTCAGAAACATTTAATGTAACTCTAGAATTGGTAAAACGGGGATATACCGAAGAACAAATCGAAAAGTTATGGAGTGGGAATCTGTTACGTGTTCTTGATGAAGTGCAGAAAGTAGCAAAAGAGCTAAATCAAGCAGGATAA
- a CDS encoding T9SS-dependent choice-of-anchor J family protein has product MKSRKQAVVFLALAMLTTIRFGFAQEKDCGAEPPKNYDTFMLKRLKSITDNGSKALATPVSLPIQHHVSRNSSGGSPAVSSAQIQNVMNELNATYAPMNISFHEYAPTKYIDKTSWNNSFNKNNDSQLVQYEVAEAINIFYFSEVTSGSSTICGFAKFPGTGNRAILDASCSQNGSTSSHELGHYFSILHTHSTSNGRELVRRTNCSSAGDFFCDTPADPRLSGLVNSGCNYTGTATDANGDQYQPDVNNVMSYTRKSCRTGGFSSQQQNAIVASLESDRAYLTSSTNPPACTSISNFPYSESFESGLGDWTNATGDDIEWTRDSNGTPSSGTGPSTAQNGSFYLYTEASTNVTPAGSPNKTAILNSPCIDLSQASNMSLEFGYHMLGSDIGTIEVLVSTNDGTSYTSIWSQNGAKGDIWNQAIVNLSGYSGSVIRLQFKGTTGASWRSDIAIDNIKIKTTTTNPSSCNGITSFPYNESFESGIGEWTQETGDNINWTVDSNGTPSSSTGPSSATNGSNYIFTEASGSGNGYPNKVALLTSPCVDLTNESNVQLSFDYHMYGSNMGTLEVRVSTNDGVNWTTAWSKNGNQGNSWSSQTVSLSAYSGSTIKLQLKGTTGSSYRSDMAIDNLKITSGSTDSDLIDNEIYTANQKITIYPNPITSGSLSIQHPGFSKNGGKTQITITDFLGKTIDIVDSNNETTAYDVSNLSNGVYFIIIKNKEGQVTRKFIKR; this is encoded by the coding sequence ATGAAATCAAGAAAACAAGCAGTTGTTTTTCTCGCGCTCGCCATGCTAACAACAATACGATTCGGATTTGCTCAAGAAAAAGATTGTGGTGCAGAACCGCCTAAAAACTACGATACTTTTATGCTTAAACGCCTTAAATCTATTACTGATAACGGTAGTAAGGCTTTAGCAACACCTGTATCATTACCAATACAACATCATGTCTCGCGTAACTCGAGCGGAGGCTCTCCTGCAGTATCCAGCGCACAGATTCAAAATGTAATGAATGAACTAAATGCAACGTATGCTCCGATGAATATTTCATTTCACGAATATGCACCTACCAAATACATTGACAAGACTAGCTGGAATAATTCTTTTAACAAAAATAATGATAGTCAACTAGTACAATATGAAGTTGCAGAGGCTATCAATATTTTTTACTTTTCTGAAGTTACTTCGGGGAGTTCTACCATCTGTGGATTTGCTAAATTTCCGGGAACCGGAAACCGAGCAATATTAGATGCTTCTTGCTCACAAAACGGCTCTACTTCTTCCCATGAATTAGGACATTATTTTTCTATCCTGCACACACATTCTACATCTAATGGAAGAGAACTTGTGCGACGAACAAATTGCTCTTCTGCAGGAGATTTTTTCTGCGATACCCCAGCAGATCCAAGACTTAGTGGCCTTGTTAATTCTGGTTGTAATTATACCGGAACAGCAACAGATGCTAATGGAGATCAATATCAACCCGATGTAAACAACGTGATGTCTTACACTCGTAAAAGTTGTCGCACCGGAGGATTCTCAAGTCAACAACAAAATGCTATTGTGGCGTCATTAGAATCAGACAGAGCTTATTTAACCAGCTCAACAAATCCACCTGCATGTACCTCTATTAGTAATTTTCCGTATAGCGAAAGTTTTGAATCTGGATTAGGAGATTGGACCAATGCCACAGGGGATGATATCGAATGGACAAGAGACTCTAACGGAACTCCTTCATCGGGAACAGGGCCTTCTACAGCGCAAAACGGTTCTTTCTACCTTTACACAGAAGCATCTACAAATGTAACACCAGCCGGAAGCCCTAACAAAACAGCAATATTAAACAGCCCATGTATAGATTTAAGTCAGGCTAGCAATATGTCTTTAGAATTTGGATACCATATGTTAGGAAGTGATATAGGTACTATAGAAGTTTTGGTAAGTACTAATGATGGAACATCTTACACCTCTATTTGGTCCCAAAACGGAGCTAAAGGAGACATCTGGAATCAAGCAATTGTTAATCTTTCTGGATATTCTGGTTCTGTGATTAGATTGCAGTTTAAAGGAACAACAGGAGCGAGCTGGAGAAGTGATATAGCAATTGATAATATCAAAATCAAAACAACCACAACCAATCCTTCTTCTTGTAACGGGATTACCAGTTTTCCGTATAACGAAAGTTTTGAATCTGGAATTGGTGAATGGACACAAGAAACCGGTGATAATATAAACTGGACAGTTGATAGCAATGGTACGCCATCATCTAGTACAGGGCCATCTTCTGCAACTAACGGTAGTAATTATATCTTTACTGAAGCCTCTGGTAGCGGAAATGGATATCCTAATAAAGTAGCTTTATTAACAAGCCCTTGTGTAGATTTAACCAATGAATCAAATGTACAACTTAGCTTTGATTATCACATGTATGGATCAAATATGGGTACTTTAGAGGTGCGTGTATCTACCAATGATGGTGTAAACTGGACCACTGCCTGGAGTAAAAATGGAAACCAGGGAAATAGTTGGAGTTCTCAAACCGTAAGCTTATCTGCTTATAGTGGATCTACAATAAAATTGCAACTTAAAGGAACTACAGGATCTAGTTACAGAAGTGATATGGCTATCGATAATTTAAAAATTACTTCTGGTTCTACGGATAGTGATCTCATTGACAATGAAATCTATACAGCAAATCAAAAGATAACGATCTACCCCAACCCTATTACATCTGGTTCTTTATCGATCCAACATCCTGGATTCTCGAAAAATGGAGGAAAAACACAAATCACCATTACAGATTTTCTAGGAAAAACAATTGATATAGTAGATTCTAACAACGAAACTACAGCTTACGATGTTAGTAATCTAAGTAACGGCGTTTATTTTATAATCATTAAGAATAAAGAAGGACAAGTAACTCGAAAATTTATCAAAAGATAA
- a CDS encoding RNA methyltransferase — protein MEGSRKLKNNELDRKTVQEFKASEKTPLIIILDNIRSLNNIGSVFRTADAFLIEKIYLCGITATPPHKDIQKTALGATDTVDWEYQKDTLELIQGLKSQHVNILSIEQAENATMLNDFIPERNQKYAIIFGNEVKGVQQQVVSESDTVIEIPQYGSKHSLNISVSAGVVIWDIFNKL, from the coding sequence ATGGAAGGAAGCAGAAAACTCAAAAATAACGAACTCGATCGCAAAACTGTACAAGAATTTAAGGCATCAGAAAAGACTCCTTTAATTATCATTCTGGATAACATTCGAAGTTTAAACAATATTGGATCTGTATTTAGAACTGCAGATGCATTTTTGATAGAAAAAATATACCTCTGCGGTATAACAGCTACTCCTCCTCATAAAGATATTCAAAAAACTGCACTAGGAGCTACCGATACTGTAGATTGGGAATATCAAAAAGACACTTTAGAACTTATACAGGGTCTTAAATCACAGCATGTAAATATTTTATCTATCGAGCAGGCAGAAAATGCAACTATGTTAAATGACTTTATTCCAGAACGTAATCAAAAATACGCAATCATTTTTGGTAATGAAGTTAAGGGTGTCCAACAGCAAGTTGTGTCAGAAAGTGATACTGTTATCGAGATTCCTCAATATGGTAGTAAGCATTCTCTTAATATTTCGGTTAGTGCAGGAGTTGTAATCTGGGATATTTTTAATAAGCTTTAG